One Microvirga thermotolerans DNA window includes the following coding sequences:
- a CDS encoding ABC transporter permease encodes MSGTGLSPAAGGYSEKRPGRADAGRPPAASKAAAGVWALGSTLLKVVALALFAFLLFGPLANLVLWSVAERWYAPFKLPVSYGLKYWEVVFRPTGDAMASLATSVGIACLTVVVALAVSVPAGYALARLRLPWRTALMILFLLPQAFPSVAIYINVARVFYGLGLTGTIPGVVLVHAAHGLVYSVWIAAAAFAAVDRDLELAARNIGASPLRTFFTITLPLAAPGIMASAIFVFLESLDEFTGTFFVGVPQVTTLPLLLYNASMGGNYQIASITALILLVPSVLFMIVIERFLKADVLSKVGQ; translated from the coding sequence ATGAGCGGGACCGGGCTTTCCCCTGCCGCCGGCGGATATTCCGAAAAGCGGCCGGGCCGCGCCGACGCGGGCCGTCCGCCGGCCGCGTCGAAGGCGGCGGCGGGCGTCTGGGCGCTGGGCTCCACGCTCCTGAAGGTCGTGGCCCTGGCGCTTTTCGCCTTCCTGCTGTTCGGGCCGCTCGCCAATCTCGTGCTCTGGTCGGTGGCGGAGCGCTGGTACGCCCCGTTCAAGCTGCCGGTCTCCTACGGACTGAAATATTGGGAGGTGGTGTTCCGCCCCACGGGCGACGCCATGGCCTCGCTCGCCACCAGCGTCGGCATCGCGTGCCTGACCGTGGTCGTGGCGCTCGCCGTGTCCGTGCCGGCGGGATACGCGCTCGCGCGGCTGCGTCTGCCCTGGCGGACGGCGCTGATGATCCTGTTCCTGCTCCCCCAGGCCTTTCCCTCCGTGGCGATCTACATCAACGTGGCCCGCGTCTTCTACGGGCTCGGGCTCACGGGCACGATTCCCGGCGTGGTGCTGGTCCATGCCGCCCACGGGCTCGTCTATTCCGTGTGGATCGCCGCCGCCGCCTTCGCGGCGGTGGACCGGGATCTGGAGCTTGCGGCCCGCAACATCGGCGCCTCGCCGCTGCGCACCTTCTTCACCATCACGCTGCCGCTCGCCGCGCCCGGCATCATGGCCAGCGCGATCTTCGTCTTTCTCGAATCCCTCGACGAGTTCACGGGCACGTTCTTCGTCGGCGTTCCGCAGGTGACAACCCTGCCGCTTCTCCTCTACAACGCAAGCATGGGCGGCAATTACCAGATCGCCTCGATCACCGCCCTCATCCTCCTCGTGCCCTCCGTTCTGTTCATGATCGTCATCGAGCGCTTCCTGAAGGCCGACGTCCTGAGCAAGGTCGGGCAGTAA
- a CDS encoding HU family DNA-binding protein, translating into MNKNELIEQIAQEYELTKAFARNVVEHVFEAISDAVHKGEEVAIFGFGKFKLSERKARKGRNPQTGEAIKIAASKNVKFEQAKALKERVNSKRRSRKG; encoded by the coding sequence ATGAACAAGAATGAACTGATCGAGCAGATTGCTCAGGAGTACGAGCTGACGAAGGCCTTCGCGCGAAACGTGGTGGAGCACGTGTTCGAGGCCATCAGCGACGCCGTCCACAAGGGCGAGGAGGTCGCGATCTTCGGTTTCGGCAAGTTCAAGCTCTCGGAGCGCAAGGCGCGCAAGGGCCGCAACCCGCAGACGGGCGAGGCCATCAAGATCGCCGCCTCCAAGAACGTGAAGTTCGAGCAGGCCAAGGCGCTGAAGGAGCGCGTGAATTCCAAGCGCCGCTCGCGCAAGGGCTGA
- a CDS encoding DUF1194 domain-containing protein, with amino-acid sequence MFHLPRSPRLCLSLAACLLVQPVQAEPRFDLALVIAVDVSSSMDPREQQLQRDGFVEAFRSPLVHKAIQRGILGRIAVTYVEWSSADDQAVVVPWTAIDGPDSASTFAQKLAFQPVRRGTTTSISAALDFSARLLREMEAETVRRVVDVSGDGTNNDGRPVTEARDQLAAAGITINGLPVMIKEPEAAWDMDVLDIYYRDCVIGGMGAFMQPVRDVDQFAALIELKILREVSGIDGRDVAAVPAASTPPGVDCRTGEKTRQERDRPAQPNH; translated from the coding sequence ATGTTCCATTTGCCCCGGTCCCCGCGTCTGTGCCTGTCTCTCGCCGCCTGCCTTCTCGTCCAGCCCGTTCAGGCCGAACCCAGGTTCGACCTCGCCCTCGTCATTGCCGTCGACGTGTCCTCCTCCATGGATCCCCGCGAGCAGCAGCTGCAGCGGGACGGATTCGTGGAGGCGTTCCGGTCGCCCCTCGTCCACAAGGCGATCCAGCGGGGGATTCTCGGACGGATCGCCGTCACCTATGTGGAATGGTCGTCCGCGGACGATCAGGCCGTCGTGGTCCCGTGGACGGCGATCGACGGTCCGGATTCCGCCAGCACGTTCGCCCAGAAGCTGGCCTTCCAACCCGTGCGCCGGGGAACGACCACCTCGATCTCGGCGGCGCTCGATTTCAGCGCGCGGCTCCTTCGGGAGATGGAGGCCGAGACGGTGCGGCGGGTCGTCGACGTTTCGGGAGACGGCACCAACAACGATGGACGCCCGGTGACGGAAGCGCGCGATCAGCTCGCCGCCGCGGGGATCACGATCAACGGCCTCCCCGTGATGATCAAGGAGCCGGAAGCCGCCTGGGACATGGATGTGCTCGACATCTACTACCGGGACTGCGTGATCGGCGGGATGGGCGCCTTCATGCAGCCGGTCCGCGACGTCGATCAGTTCGCGGCTCTCATCGAGTTGAAGATCCTGCGCGAGGTGTCAGGGATCGACGGCCGGGACGTCGCGGCGGTTCCCGCCGCTTCCACCCCTCCCGGCGTCGATTGCCGGACCGGCGAGAAGACACGGCAGGAAAGGGACAGGCCCGCGCAGCCGAACCATTGA
- a CDS encoding ABC transporter ATP-binding protein, with protein sequence MADVSIRNIRKSFGPVAIIKGVDIDIRDGEFVILVGPSGCGKSTLLRMIAGLEDITEGEIRIGSRVVNDVPPKDRDIAMVFQSYALYPHMTVAENMAFSLKLKGTPKAEIDRRVKEAAAALGLVPLLDRHPRQLSGGQRQRVAMGRAIVRDPQVFLFDEPLSNLDAKLRVQMRAEIKELHQRLRTTTVYVTHDQIEAMTMADKIVVMHDGVVEQIGAPLELYDRPANLFVAGFIGSPAMNFVQGTLGGQGIVLESGAVLPLESRPGLADGSRLTVGIRPEHLQIVPAGTPGAIPATVSVVEPTGSDTTVIARAEGGSLTVVVRDRVALRPSEPVALKPLAHQAHLFDAEGKRVATA encoded by the coding sequence ATGGCCGATGTGTCGATCCGCAACATCCGCAAGTCCTTCGGGCCGGTTGCGATCATCAAGGGCGTCGATATCGACATCCGGGACGGCGAGTTCGTCATCCTGGTCGGCCCGTCCGGATGCGGAAAGTCGACCCTGCTGCGCATGATCGCGGGGCTGGAGGACATCACCGAGGGCGAGATCCGCATCGGCTCGCGGGTGGTGAACGACGTCCCGCCGAAGGACCGCGACATCGCCATGGTGTTCCAGTCCTACGCGCTCTACCCGCACATGACGGTGGCGGAGAACATGGCGTTCTCCCTCAAGCTCAAGGGCACGCCCAAGGCGGAGATCGACCGTCGCGTGAAGGAGGCCGCCGCCGCCCTCGGGCTCGTGCCGCTCCTCGACCGCCATCCGCGCCAGCTGTCGGGCGGGCAGCGTCAGCGCGTCGCCATGGGCCGCGCCATCGTGCGCGATCCGCAGGTCTTCCTGTTCGACGAGCCGCTCTCCAACCTCGACGCCAAGCTGCGCGTGCAGATGCGCGCCGAGATCAAGGAGCTTCACCAGCGCCTGAGGACCACGACGGTCTACGTCACCCACGACCAGATCGAGGCCATGACCATGGCCGACAAGATCGTGGTGATGCACGACGGCGTCGTCGAGCAGATCGGCGCGCCCCTTGAGCTCTACGACCGTCCCGCCAACCTCTTCGTGGCGGGCTTCATCGGCTCCCCGGCCATGAACTTCGTCCAGGGCACGCTCGGCGGGCAGGGCATCGTGCTCGAGAGCGGTGCGGTCCTGCCCCTGGAGAGCCGCCCGGGCCTTGCCGACGGCTCCCGGCTGACCGTCGGCATCCGCCCCGAGCACCTGCAGATCGTCCCGGCCGGAACGCCCGGGGCCATCCCCGCGACCGTTTCGGTGGTGGAGCCGACCGGGTCGGACACGACCGTCATCGCCCGGGCGGAGGGCGGCAGCCTCACCGTGGTGGTGCGCGACCGGGTGGCGCTCAGGCCTTCGGAGCCCGTCGCCCTCAAGCCGCTGGCCCACCAGGCGCACCTGTTCGATGCCGAAGGAAAGCGCGTGGCCACGGCCTGA
- a CDS encoding N-acetylmannosamine-6-phosphate 2-epimerase translates to MPRIPKGALIVSCQARADNPLHGPIFMSAMARAAAAGGAKGFRANGVEDVAAIRALTTCPIVGIDKVFDDEYPVYITPAFAHAARIAQAGADIVGLDATPRRRNGEPVGTLIGRIRSELGREVFADVSTLEEGQAAAAYGATYVATTLSGYTEETAALKEKGPDLDLVEALVRAVPVPVVAEGRFDTPELVAAAFARGAHAVVVGTAITNPREITKTFVRAAAPWAGEGNAGAP, encoded by the coding sequence ATGCCACGCATTCCGAAGGGTGCCCTCATCGTCTCCTGCCAGGCCCGCGCCGACAATCCGCTGCACGGCCCGATCTTCATGTCCGCCATGGCCCGGGCGGCCGCGGCGGGCGGCGCGAAGGGTTTTCGCGCCAACGGGGTGGAGGACGTGGCGGCGATCCGCGCGCTGACGACGTGCCCCATCGTCGGCATCGACAAGGTGTTCGACGACGAATACCCCGTCTACATCACGCCCGCCTTCGCCCATGCGGCCCGCATCGCGCAGGCGGGGGCGGACATCGTCGGGCTCGACGCCACGCCGCGCCGCCGCAACGGCGAGCCGGTCGGGACCCTGATCGGGCGCATCCGTTCCGAGCTCGGCCGCGAGGTCTTCGCGGACGTCTCGACCCTGGAGGAGGGGCAGGCGGCGGCCGCGTACGGCGCGACCTACGTGGCGACGACGCTCTCCGGCTACACGGAGGAGACGGCGGCGCTCAAGGAGAAGGGGCCCGACCTCGACCTCGTCGAGGCGCTGGTCAGGGCCGTGCCGGTCCCCGTCGTCGCCGAAGGGCGCTTCGACACGCCGGAGCTGGTCGCCGCCGCCTTCGCGCGCGGCGCCCACGCGGTGGTGGTCGGCACCGCCATCACCAATCCGCGCGAGATCACGAAGACGTTCGTCCGGGCGGCGGCCCCGTGGGCGGGCGAGGGAAACGCTGGCGCCCCGTGA
- a CDS encoding OsmC family protein, translated as MKARVKWVEGMAFVGESGSGHAIVMDGAPEYGGRNLGIRPMEMLLIGLGGCTAFDVVQILRRGREDVTDCVVEVEAERAETDPKVFTKIHVVYRVSGRNLAPAKVERAISLSKEKYCSASIMLGAVAEITHEWSVVEEAGEPAA; from the coding sequence ATGAAGGCACGGGTGAAGTGGGTCGAGGGAATGGCTTTCGTCGGCGAGTCCGGCAGCGGCCACGCGATCGTCATGGACGGAGCGCCCGAATACGGAGGGCGGAACCTGGGCATCCGGCCCATGGAGATGCTGCTCATCGGCCTCGGCGGCTGCACGGCCTTCGACGTGGTGCAGATCCTCAGGCGCGGGCGCGAGGACGTGACGGACTGCGTCGTCGAGGTGGAGGCGGAGCGGGCCGAGACCGATCCGAAGGTCTTCACGAAGATCCACGTGGTCTACCGCGTGTCCGGCCGCAATCTCGCGCCGGCGAAGGTGGAGCGGGCGATCTCCCTGTCGAAGGAGAAATATTGTTCGGCCTCGATCATGCTCGGCGCGGTCGCCGAGATCACGCACGAATGGTCGGTCGTCGAGGAGGCCGGAGAGCCCGCCGCCTGA
- a CDS encoding RidA family protein, with translation MTAISRVGVATRYSDLVIKDDVAYFSGYVPETSVGASVAEQTKDVLDQIAQSLAEIGSDRSRILHATIWLADMSHFDEMNAVWDAWVVPGEAPARVCVESKLADPGYGLEIQIVAAL, from the coding sequence GTGACGGCGATTTCCCGCGTGGGGGTTGCGACCCGCTACAGCGACCTCGTGATCAAGGACGACGTGGCCTATTTCTCCGGCTACGTCCCGGAGACGAGCGTCGGCGCCTCCGTGGCCGAGCAGACGAAGGACGTGCTCGACCAGATCGCCCAGTCCCTCGCCGAGATCGGCAGCGACAGGAGCCGGATCCTCCATGCCACGATCTGGCTCGCGGACATGAGTCATTTCGACGAGATGAACGCGGTCTGGGATGCGTGGGTCGTGCCCGGCGAGGCGCCCGCCCGGGTCTGCGTGGAATCGAAGCTCGCCGACCCCGGCTACGGCCTCGAGATCCAGATCGTCGCCGCGCTCTGA
- a CDS encoding endonuclease/exonuclease/phosphatase family protein, protein MLRIITWNIQWGLGIDGRVDLARQIAEARNIADFDVLCLQEVSDNFGNLKGNDGGNQFAALAALLPGFTAVEGVALDIPDGAGGRRRFGNMILSRRPVSQVLRYTLPWEAAPTRNMPRLLLEATVETGSGPLRVMTTHLEYSSGALRRAQVEGIREAHRTAHARARTLREDGPGTYVRFPAASAAVLTGDFNMRPEDPTKRRISESFEDGAPALVDAWEALNGAKAHPYSFCIYEQVNGPPHCCDFMFVTEDLRPRLRRITYDQECQASDHQPVLLELDL, encoded by the coding sequence ATGCTCAGGATCATCACCTGGAACATCCAGTGGGGACTCGGCATCGACGGCCGGGTCGACCTCGCCCGCCAGATCGCCGAGGCGCGCAACATCGCGGATTTCGACGTGCTGTGCCTTCAGGAGGTTTCCGACAATTTCGGCAACCTCAAGGGCAACGACGGCGGGAACCAGTTCGCCGCCCTCGCGGCGCTGCTGCCGGGTTTCACGGCGGTCGAAGGCGTCGCCCTCGACATTCCGGACGGGGCGGGGGGGCGCCGCCGCTTCGGCAACATGATCCTCTCGCGCCGGCCGGTGAGCCAGGTCCTGCGCTACACCCTGCCGTGGGAGGCGGCGCCGACCCGCAACATGCCCCGCCTGCTGCTGGAGGCCACCGTCGAGACGGGCTCGGGGCCGCTGCGGGTCATGACGACCCATCTCGAATACTCGTCCGGCGCGCTGCGCCGGGCTCAGGTCGAGGGCATCCGCGAAGCCCACCGCACCGCCCACGCCAGGGCCCGGACGCTCCGCGAGGACGGGCCCGGCACCTATGTCCGGTTCCCGGCGGCCTCCGCCGCCGTCCTGACCGGCGACTTCAACATGCGCCCCGAAGACCCGACCAAGAGGCGGATCTCCGAGAGCTTCGAGGACGGCGCGCCCGCCCTCGTCGATGCCTGGGAGGCCCTGAACGGCGCGAAGGCGCATCCCTACTCCTTCTGCATCTACGAGCAGGTCAACGGGCCGCCCCATTGCTGCGACTTCATGTTCGTGACGGAGGACCTCCGGCCCCGGCTGCGCCGCATTACCTACGACCAGGAATGCCAGGCCTCCGACCATCAGCCCGTCCTGCTCGAACTCGACCTGTGA
- the dapF gene encoding diaminopimelate epimerase, whose product MLSFDLPGRPFLKMHGLGNDFVIVDGRAQPFRPSADAIRLICDRHVGIGGDQLLVIEEPSVPQTHGRMRIYNVDGTEAETCLNATRCVVRLLIDESGRDSLLLETLGGLVEGSRCSGERIALRLEAPRWEWDAIPLAAPRDTLKLDLASGPLHWPTAVSLGNPHLVCFVESRDAVDVPRWAPALQNDPLLPEGANVGVAELVAPDRLRLVVWERPGILTRACGSGACAAVLAARRRGLTSERRVTVEMPGGLLEVAVREDGGLVLTGPAAVAFAGQLPEHLQDTGPKMKERQP is encoded by the coding sequence GTGCTGTCCTTCGACCTTCCCGGCCGCCCGTTCCTGAAGATGCACGGGCTGGGCAACGACTTCGTGATCGTGGACGGCCGCGCGCAGCCCTTCCGCCCCTCTGCGGACGCCATCCGCCTCATCTGCGACCGGCATGTCGGCATCGGCGGCGACCAGCTTCTCGTCATCGAGGAGCCCTCCGTTCCGCAGACGCACGGGCGAATGCGGATCTACAACGTGGACGGAACGGAGGCCGAGACCTGCCTGAACGCGACTCGCTGCGTCGTGCGGCTCCTGATCGACGAGAGCGGGCGGGATTCCCTTCTCCTCGAAACCCTCGGCGGCCTCGTCGAGGGCTCGCGATGCAGCGGGGAGCGCATCGCGCTCCGGCTGGAGGCTCCGCGCTGGGAGTGGGATGCGATCCCGCTCGCCGCGCCGCGCGACACCCTGAAGCTCGACCTCGCCTCCGGACCGCTCCACTGGCCCACGGCCGTCAGCCTGGGCAATCCCCATCTCGTCTGCTTCGTGGAGAGCCGCGACGCGGTCGACGTGCCGCGCTGGGCGCCGGCGCTGCAGAACGATCCCCTCCTGCCGGAGGGCGCCAATGTCGGCGTCGCGGAACTCGTCGCGCCGGACCGGCTGCGCCTCGTGGTATGGGAGAGGCCCGGCATCCTGACCCGGGCTTGCGGCAGCGGCGCCTGCGCGGCGGTGCTCGCGGCGCGGCGGCGGGGCCTCACCTCCGAGCGCCGCGTCACGGTGGAGATGCCGGGCGGTCTTCTGGAGGTCGCGGTCCGGGAGGACGGCGGCCTCGTCCTCACGGGGCCGGCGGCGGTCGCCTTCGCGGGGCAGCTTCCCGAACACCTGCAAGACACTGGGCCGAAGATGAAGGAGCGACAGCCGTGA
- a CDS encoding pyridoxamine 5'-phosphate oxidase family protein, whose product MDETLRREIVDILNRAKDMTLATIREDGYPQATTVSYASSGLHLYFGCADQSQKARNIAHDDRVSVAIALPYETWEQIRGVSLAGRAQRLTAPAEIDQAVRLMLAKFPQLAQYATQGLEGVALYRIVPEVFSVLDYRKGFGHTEFAEARDGTEPDRVEEADLESFPASDPPSWTGTSLR is encoded by the coding sequence ATGGACGAGACCTTGCGGCGGGAAATCGTCGATATCCTGAACCGGGCGAAGGACATGACCCTCGCGACGATCCGCGAGGACGGATACCCGCAGGCGACGACCGTCTCCTATGCCAGCAGCGGCCTTCACCTGTATTTCGGCTGCGCGGACCAGTCCCAGAAGGCCCGGAACATCGCCCATGACGACCGGGTCTCCGTCGCCATCGCCCTTCCATACGAGACCTGGGAGCAGATCAGGGGGGTGTCCCTCGCCGGGCGGGCCCAGCGGCTGACGGCTCCTGCCGAAATCGACCAGGCCGTGCGGCTGATGCTCGCCAAGTTCCCGCAGCTTGCCCAATATGCCACGCAGGGCCTGGAGGGCGTGGCGCTCTACCGGATCGTGCCGGAGGTGTTCTCGGTCCTCGATTACCGGAAGGGCTTCGGCCACACGGAGTTTGCCGAGGCGAGGGACGGGACGGAGCCCGATAGGGTCGAGGAGGCGGACCTCGAATCCTTCCCCGCCAGCGACCCGCCGTCCTGGACCGGCACCTCGCTTCGCTGA
- a CDS encoding extracellular solute-binding protein — MTLTRRMLMGVAMGGYLLSAGAAMAKTELTFWSWRQEDKAFYQDIIKKFQEKEPDISVKFETYAPENYQTILSTALAAGRGPDVIQARAYGNLEAIATPGYLLALDKQNVPELANFPESALAAETLRADGKVYAVPFAMQAQLVVYNKKIFKDAGVNPPKTWDELMALCQALKAKNVNPFANGTATAWQNETIVGGLLSSMLGKAFEADIVSGKANFTDPRFVNALTKLKEVSQYFAPNFTGVDYPSSQQLFVAGRAAMFAGGSYEIANFKNQNPTLDLGVFPAPVLKAGDEALIATYYDGGYAVNAKSEKKDAALKFVRFLATPEYGTAFTNTLKNLSPIKGIKIEDPITQEVAKLAEHSMSYLMLVRFRYQEPSGSVLLQSNVQKMLAGQQTPEQAAAEINKGIATYYKPFQK, encoded by the coding sequence ATGACTCTGACGAGACGGATGCTGATGGGCGTCGCCATGGGCGGCTACCTGCTCTCGGCCGGGGCCGCCATGGCCAAGACCGAGCTGACCTTCTGGAGCTGGCGCCAGGAGGACAAGGCTTTCTACCAGGACATCATCAAGAAGTTCCAGGAGAAGGAGCCCGACATCTCGGTGAAGTTCGAGACCTACGCGCCCGAGAACTACCAGACGATCCTCTCCACCGCGCTCGCCGCCGGCCGGGGCCCCGACGTGATCCAGGCCCGCGCCTACGGCAACCTGGAGGCCATCGCGACTCCCGGCTACCTGCTCGCCCTCGACAAGCAGAACGTTCCGGAGCTCGCGAACTTCCCCGAATCCGCGCTCGCCGCCGAGACGCTCCGCGCCGACGGAAAGGTCTATGCGGTTCCCTTCGCGATGCAGGCCCAGCTCGTGGTCTACAACAAGAAGATCTTCAAGGACGCCGGCGTGAACCCGCCGAAGACCTGGGACGAGCTGATGGCCCTGTGCCAGGCGCTCAAGGCCAAGAACGTCAATCCCTTCGCCAACGGCACGGCGACCGCCTGGCAGAACGAGACCATCGTGGGCGGCCTCCTGTCCTCCATGCTCGGCAAGGCGTTCGAGGCCGACATCGTCTCCGGCAAGGCGAACTTCACCGATCCGCGCTTCGTCAACGCGCTGACGAAGCTGAAGGAGGTGAGCCAGTATTTCGCGCCGAACTTCACGGGCGTGGACTATCCGTCCTCGCAGCAGCTCTTCGTGGCGGGCCGCGCGGCCATGTTCGCCGGCGGGTCCTACGAGATCGCCAACTTCAAGAACCAGAATCCCACGCTGGACCTCGGCGTGTTCCCGGCCCCCGTGCTCAAGGCGGGCGACGAGGCCCTCATCGCCACCTACTACGACGGCGGCTACGCGGTGAACGCCAAGTCCGAGAAGAAGGACGCGGCGCTCAAGTTCGTCCGCTTCCTGGCGACGCCCGAATACGGCACCGCCTTCACCAACACCCTGAAGAACCTCTCGCCGATCAAGGGCATCAAGATCGAGGACCCGATCACGCAGGAGGTGGCGAAGCTCGCCGAGCATTCCATGTCCTACCTGATGCTGGTGCGCTTCCGCTATCAGGAGCCGAGCGGCTCGGTCCTGCTGCAGTCGAACGTGCAGAAGATGCTCGCCGGCCAGCAGACGCCGGAGCAGGCCGCGGCCGAGATCAACAAGGGCATCGCGACCTACTACAAGCCGTTCCAGAAGTGA
- a CDS encoding carbohydrate ABC transporter permease gives MPVSPKQARTLKHRSWVAFLVVPPIVFMSLFVVYPILSAFAYAFYEWRGLARGEFVGLANFREVLFGPTMGPVVWNAFLHNVYALVALMVVQNGGGFFLAWLLYKEPFGFRFHRVAVFVPVVLSTIIVGFLWKLFLNPNFGIVNQALYSVGLDSLARPWLGDSSTALGALILANAWHFVGFPTLVYLAGMQRIPSEIIEAARLDGTSEWQLLKNVVWPLVAPSTTILFTLLFIGAFNWFEIPYVMVGLDGSPFGSTDVLGLVFYRTAFGNQSASVQNFGQGSALATLLFLFIVVFASMLTLWLRRREIQF, from the coding sequence ATGCCCGTCTCGCCGAAGCAGGCCAGGACCCTGAAGCACCGCAGCTGGGTGGCGTTCCTCGTCGTCCCGCCGATCGTCTTCATGTCCCTGTTCGTGGTCTACCCGATCCTGTCCGCCTTCGCCTACGCCTTCTACGAATGGCGCGGCCTGGCGCGCGGGGAGTTCGTGGGGCTCGCCAACTTCCGCGAGGTGCTCTTCGGCCCCACCATGGGGCCGGTGGTGTGGAACGCGTTCCTCCACAACGTCTATGCGCTCGTGGCGCTGATGGTCGTCCAGAACGGAGGCGGGTTCTTCCTCGCCTGGCTCCTCTACAAGGAGCCCTTCGGCTTCCGCTTCCACCGGGTCGCCGTCTTCGTTCCCGTCGTCCTCTCGACGATCATCGTCGGCTTCCTGTGGAAGCTGTTCCTCAACCCGAATTTCGGCATCGTCAACCAGGCGCTCTATTCCGTCGGGCTCGATTCCCTCGCCAGGCCGTGGCTCGGGGATTCCTCGACCGCCCTCGGCGCGCTGATCCTCGCGAACGCCTGGCATTTCGTCGGCTTCCCGACCCTCGTCTATCTCGCCGGGATGCAGCGCATCCCCTCCGAGATCATCGAGGCGGCGCGGCTCGACGGGACCAGCGAGTGGCAGCTCCTGAAGAACGTCGTCTGGCCGCTCGTGGCGCCGAGCACGACCATCCTGTTCACGCTGCTCTTCATCGGCGCCTTCAACTGGTTCGAGATTCCTTACGTGATGGTCGGGCTCGACGGCTCGCCCTTCGGCTCGACGGACGTCCTCGGCCTCGTGTTCTACCGCACGGCCTTCGGCAACCAGAGCGCCAGCGTCCAGAATTTCGGGCAGGGCTCGGCGCTCGCCACGCTCCTGTTCCTGTTCATCGTCGTCTTCGCGTCGATGCTCACCCTCTGGCTGCGCCGTCGGGAGATCCAGTTTTGA
- a CDS encoding carbohydrate ABC transporter permease: MTTLTHEAAAKRPVSFAFLAQIVLIANSFVMLYPVVVMVFSAFKTTGEIFEHPFALPDFTQVQNFARVLGETSMPTYFLNSIVVTGASVVLILVLGTMAGYAVARYESRTNTVVLLFFLAGLMLPLKLAVIPLFILLRDLNLLDSRWSLIFTYTAIGLPSAVFIMAGFLRSLPSELEDAARIDGASEPRIMWSVMLPLARPPMAIAAIQNAVPIWNDFFFPLVFIQTDSAKTLPQGLTTFMGEYTTDWGMLFAGLTVAAAPITLLYIALSRQFIQGMTAGAVK; encoded by the coding sequence TTGACGACCCTGACCCACGAGGCCGCGGCGAAGCGGCCGGTCTCCTTCGCCTTCCTGGCCCAGATCGTGCTGATCGCGAACTCCTTCGTCATGCTCTACCCCGTGGTGGTCATGGTGTTCTCCGCGTTCAAGACGACCGGCGAGATCTTCGAGCATCCCTTCGCCTTGCCGGACTTCACGCAGGTGCAGAACTTCGCGCGGGTGCTCGGCGAGACCTCGATGCCGACCTACTTCCTCAACTCCATCGTCGTCACGGGCGCGTCGGTCGTCCTCATCCTCGTGCTCGGCACCATGGCCGGCTATGCGGTGGCGCGCTACGAATCCCGCACCAACACCGTCGTGCTGCTGTTCTTCCTCGCGGGGCTCATGCTGCCTCTGAAGCTCGCGGTCATTCCCCTGTTCATCCTGCTGCGGGACCTGAACCTGCTGGACAGCCGCTGGAGCCTCATCTTCACCTACACCGCCATCGGTCTGCCGTCCGCCGTGTTCATCATGGCGGGGTTCCTGCGCTCGCTCCCGTCCGAGCTGGAGGATGCGGCCCGCATCGACGGCGCATCGGAGCCGCGGATCATGTGGTCGGTGATGCTGCCGCTCGCGCGGCCTCCCATGGCCATCGCGGCGATCCAGAACGCGGTGCCCATCTGGAATGACTTCTTCTTCCCGCTGGTCTTCATCCAGACGGATTCCGCCAAGACGCTTCCGCAGGGCCTCACCACCTTCATGGGCGAGTACACCACCGACTGGGGCATGCTGTTCGCGGGCCTCACCGTCGCGGCGGCGCCCATCACGCTGCTCTACATCGCGCTGTCACGCCAGTTCATCCAGGGCATGACGGCCGGCGCCGTGAAATAG